CGGCGGGGAAGGGTGCTTACTCCACAGGGCAAGGCCTTGCTGGACAGGCTTGCGTACGACGTCATGGTTGAGGAGGCTAGGAGGAACCCTGAGCTGGCGAAGTACCTGCCGGAGTCTGCACGGGCTAGGATACTAGGCTAGGTTCAGCGGTGGAATCATGGAGGATTACGGGTACAGCGACGAGGAGTTGGAGGCTATTAGGCAACGGAAGATGATGGAGCTTAAAAAGCGGATGGAGGAAGAGCAGGCCCGTAGGGCTCAGATAGAGGCTGTGATGCGGAAGCTGCTAACTCCTGAGGCTCGTGAAAGACTCAACAATATCAGGCTTGTCAAGCCTGAGCTGGCTGAAGCCCTTGAGCAACAAATAATAGCCCTGGCCCAGGCCGGGCGTATACCTGTTCCCGTTACTGATGAGTTTTTAAAGAAGATTTTATCAGAATTATATGAGCATTCCCGGAGGGAAACACGCATAACGTTTAAGAGGAAGTAGGTGGTGTTTATGGCTCGCTTCAAACACCTGGCTCGCAAGCTAAGGCTTGCCGCGG
This region of Thermosphaera aggregans genomic DNA includes:
- a CDS encoding DNA-binding protein, whose amino-acid sequence is MEDYGYSDEELEAIRQRKMMELKKRMEEEQARRAQIEAVMRKLLTPEARERLNNIRLVKPELAEALEQQIIALAQAGRIPVPVTDEFLKKILSELYEHSRRETRITFKRK